In Octopus bimaculoides isolate UCB-OBI-ISO-001 chromosome 5, ASM119413v2, whole genome shotgun sequence, a genomic segment contains:
- the LOC106874409 gene encoding uncharacterized protein LOC106874409 isoform X2, which translates to MPPKRRNLLSIKHKCQLRFLESPKEIPHGLLSPIPCSNFQLAARVTEIKNNLSWVSPQFTGIKDLHTKQQRKRNPKPNAENECPKEHNRRYGSLQFLKPTSLHKPFQDCQSLSNIENIMISPKFTNSEDTLKPTCPWNLFQNSPLEQKDYGKILVPDTPEREYGLSVRHRQLGKFKK; encoded by the exons ATGCCTCCTAAAAGACGTAATCTCCTGTCAATCAAACATAAATGTCAGCTTCGGTTTCTTGAAAGCCCCAAAGAAATTCCACATGGGTTGTTAAGTCCTATTCCTTGTAGTAATTTCCAACTAGCTGCCAgagtaacagaaataaaaaacaacCTTTCATGG gtgTCGCCCCAATTCACTGGCATTAAAGACTTGCACACCaagcaacaaagaaaaagaaaccctaAACCTAATGCTGAAAATGAATGTCCTAAAGAACACAACAGGAGATATGGTTCTCTGCAGTTTTTGAAACCAACATCTCTTCACAAACCTTTTCAAGACTGCCAGTCATTATCAAACATAGAAAACATTATGATTAGTCCAAAGTTTACAAATTCTGAAGACACATTGAAGCCAACATGCCCTTGGAACCTCTTTCAAAATTCTCCTTTGGAACAAAAAGACTATGGTAAAATACTAGTTCCTGATACACCTGAAAGGGAATATGGCTTATCAGTGCGGCACAGACAGTTGGggaaattcaaaaaataa
- the LOC106874409 gene encoding uncharacterized protein LOC106874409 isoform X1: MHRQACPICLDMLILRSAVMPPKRRNLLSIKHKCQLRFLESPKEIPHGLLSPIPCSNFQLAARVTEIKNNLSWVSPQFTGIKDLHTKQQRKRNPKPNAENECPKEHNRRYGSLQFLKPTSLHKPFQDCQSLSNIENIMISPKFTNSEDTLKPTCPWNLFQNSPLEQKDYGKILVPDTPEREYGLSVRHRQLGKFKK, from the exons TTATGCCTCCTAAAAGACGTAATCTCCTGTCAATCAAACATAAATGTCAGCTTCGGTTTCTTGAAAGCCCCAAAGAAATTCCACATGGGTTGTTAAGTCCTATTCCTTGTAGTAATTTCCAACTAGCTGCCAgagtaacagaaataaaaaacaacCTTTCATGG gtgTCGCCCCAATTCACTGGCATTAAAGACTTGCACACCaagcaacaaagaaaaagaaaccctaAACCTAATGCTGAAAATGAATGTCCTAAAGAACACAACAGGAGATATGGTTCTCTGCAGTTTTTGAAACCAACATCTCTTCACAAACCTTTTCAAGACTGCCAGTCATTATCAAACATAGAAAACATTATGATTAGTCCAAAGTTTACAAATTCTGAAGACACATTGAAGCCAACATGCCCTTGGAACCTCTTTCAAAATTCTCCTTTGGAACAAAAAGACTATGGTAAAATACTAGTTCCTGATACACCTGAAAGGGAATATGGCTTATCAGTGCGGCACAGACAGTTGGggaaattcaaaaaataa